One stretch of Pyrenophora tritici-repentis strain M4 chromosome 4, whole genome shotgun sequence DNA includes these proteins:
- a CDS encoding C6 transcription factor (NirA), whose translation MARSAAAPSSNPDEQDNSYAQDAKASKRRCVQSACVPCRKRKSKCDGGTPVCATCTAVYKTECHYDAESESRRTKSGLTTTNNAGTKRDASRAATSGPEDVSSAEYMINSLRKLPEENVYEFIQHIRKDPSLDTHALAEQWRKNETLSPNTPVDVQSLESELSVLLGKPTVTITGQSRHFGHSASLGLVPEEENFSGGRLRTNMVKPERQGSTWTNVTDDIEFVEKLLDLYFTWSHPFYVLFSRECFYKDFKAGRDKYCCSLLVNAICAYACHLTDDLAGRTDPNNFRTAGDHFFAEARRMLFDDETPSLTTVQALCIMSMREPSKGRDSSGFGYMGRCIRMCVELGLHLKYGADATLNLTPSEVEVRKVTFWGCFTVDTIWTIVMGRISQLPRAAITLDKPILEEAPSPPEAYPNASHAPAGIVTTRLFLQEFSSLSELVNDNNYMFFAPKDQLTSLKLLDCYRKYQNWYKKLPLPMRLEGKRQPEPHIIVLHMLYYNIVVHLFRPLLKVDLIHSDVQPRAICINAANEVSELVRLYRKLYSFRTAHLLIPHILLTVSVVHLLYSKDNETSRKNLVESLQGLEDLHECHYFGARSFRIIYTLANTWNLPFPDELRNSQLIPKSDPDKPVGTVSPPADPLLMAPNSRTITGNRIGPGRIHPLPPQRRESLTMFASQNRLQLATHLANSRPSSVVSNQSHQSPVVGHTPIQDVYNSLPISNYQYPQSVSTSANIPTTMTSPTPDTGEGIFWNPIPGLPGPILPRHSYQQMSPMGLETVLHTTDPEDRINRQGFKFVDDWQSSHMNNYPGVQGGVYDGSNNHGGNRGYTHPNNFAPPQDNTAYTQGAHDGHAQESYDAGWWQSPNGSSGPIS comes from the exons ATGGCCCGTAGCGCTGCTGCCCCCTCTTCCAACCCCGACGAACAGGACAACTCATATGCTCAGGATGCCAAGGCGAGTAAGCGGCGTTGTGTTCAATCAGCCTGTGTCCCATGCCGCAAACGCAAGTCCAAA TGTGATGGCGGCACTCCCGTCTGCGCAACCTGCACGGCTGTTTACAAGACTGAATGCCATTACGATGCTGAGAGCGAGAGTCGCCGCACAAAATCCGGCCTCACTACCACAAACAATGCAGGTACCAAGCGTGATGCTTCCCGCGCCGCTACCTCTGGCCCCGAAGATGTCTCCAGCGCAGAGTACATGATCAATTCGTTGAGGAAACTGCCCGAAGAAAATGTATACGAATTTATTCAGCACATTCGAAAGGACCCGAGCCTTGACACCCACGCCCTGGCCGAGCAATGGCGCAAGAACGAGACACTGTCTCCTAACACGCCCGTCGACGTGCAAAGCCTCGAGTCCGAGCTAAGTGTGCTACTTGGAAAGCCGACTGTGACTATCACCGGCCAAAGTAGACACTTTGGACACTCTGCTAGCCTAGGTCTCGTTCCTGAAGAAGAAAACTTCAGTGGCGGTCGTCTGCGCACGAACATGGTAAAGCCTGAGCGTCAAGGTTCGACATGGACGAATGTAACCGACGACATTGAATTCGTTGAGAAGCTGCTTGATCTCTATTTTACCTGGAGTCATCCATTCTACGTCCTATTCAGCCGAGAGTGCTTTTATAAAGATTTCAAAGCCGGTCGGGACAAGTACTGCTGCTCATTGCTTGTCAACGCCATATGCGCATACGCCTGTCACCTTACAGACGATCTTGCAGGCCGTACCGACCCGAACAACTTCCGCACGGCGGGCGACCACTTCTTTGCTGAGGCTAGACGCATGCTATTTGACGATGAAACCCCGAGTCTCACGACGGTCCAGGCGCTATGTATCATGTCAATGCGGGAGCCGAGCAAAGGAAGGGACAGTTCAGGCTTTGGCTACATGGGAAGATGTATCCGCATGTGTGTCGAACTTGGGTTACATCTAAAATATGGTGCTGATGCCACTCTCAACTTGACTCCGAGCGAAGTCGAAGTCCGAAAGGTTACCTTTTGGGGCTGTTTTACCGTAGATAC AATCTGGACTATTGTCATGGGTCGTATTTCCCAACTTCCCCGAGCCGCCATTACTCTCGACAAGCCCATACTTGAAGAGGCTCCCAGCCCTCCTGAGGCATACCCCAACGCTTCACATGCTCCAGCTGGTATAGTGACTACCCGCTTGTTTCTGCAAGAGTTTTCTTCGCTTTCAGAGCTCGTAAATGACAACAACTACATGTTCTTTGCGCCAAAAGATCAACTAACCAGCCTAAAATTGTTGGACTGTTACCGCAAGTATCAGAACTGGTACAAGAAGCTACCACTTCCAATGAGGTTAGAGGGCAAGAGGCAACCCGAACCACATATCATAGTGCTACA CATGCTATACTATAACATCGTTGTCCACCTCTTTCGCCCGCTACTCAAAGTCGACCTCATCCACTCGGATGTGCAACCTCGGGCCATCTGCATCAATGCAGCCAATGAAGTTTCAGAATTAGTGAGGCTCTACCGAAAATTATATAGCTTCCGAACAGCACATCTACTCATACCACACATTCTTCTCACCGTCAGCGTTGTACACTTGCTGTATTCCAAAGACAATGAGACCTCTCGAAAGAATCTTGTTGAGAGCTTGCAAGGCCTGGAGGATCTTCACGAATGTCACTACTTTGGTGCAAGAAGCTTCCGGATAATATACACTTTGGCTAACACGTGGAATCTACCTTTCCCTGACGAGTTGCGCAATTCTCAATTGATACCAAAGAGCGACCCAGATAAACCAGTTGGCACAGTCAGTCCTCCGGCAGACCCTCTTCTAATGGCGCCAAATTCTCGGACCATAACTGGGAATCGCATAGGACCTGGGCGCATCCATCCACTACCGCCTCAAAGGAGGGAGAGCTTGACGATGTTTGCTTCTCAGAACCGGTTGCAATTAGCCACCCACCTTGCAAACTCGCGACCCAGCAGTGTAGTCTCCAACCAAAGCCACCAGTCCCCTGTTGTTGGCCACACTCCCATCCAAGACGTCTACAATAGCTTGCCAATATCAAACTACCAGTACCCGCAGTCCGTCTCCACATCAGCCAACATACCCACGACAATGACATCGCCCACCCCAGACACAGGTGAAGGCATATTTTGGAATC CAATACCAGGCTTGCCAGGGCCGATACTACCACGCCACAGCTACCAGCAAATGAGCCCCATGGGACTGGAAACCGTACTACACACAACCGACCCCGAAGACCGAATCAACCGCCAAGGCTTCAAGTTCGTCGACGATTGGCAATCCAGCCACATGAACAACTACCCGGGCGTTCAAGGCGGCGTATACGACGGCTCCAACAACCACGGTGGCAACAGAGGGTATACCCACCCGAATAACTTTGCACCGCCGCAGGATAACACGGCGTACACACAAGGCGCGCATGATGGACATGCACAAGAGAGTTACGACGCGGGATGGTGGCAAAGTCCGAATGGTAGCTCTGGGCCCATAAGCTGA
- a CDS encoding Herpes-BLLF1 domain containing protein: protein MKTAILSLVWLTGLAAGQSSSGSASVITLTGSLRSFSNDNAPKPTVPSDFEGSTFATITSSYASASSGSRMSSNATASVTSTEDPVTKIGGSNKTMTTPTGTETAPALPSNTQPCNNYLEFCTRKYSNITEVAAHNSPYTRKNNIARNQEYSVTQQLNDGIRVLQGSAHYVNGTLYFCHTSCDLLNAGTVEDYLREVTEWVEAHPFDVITIIFGNSDWDKMDGSGKPLVTSVNFAEPVKNSGLLKYVYQPPKTAMELNDWPTLAELILNNDRVITFIDYNFDTEAVPYMLWEFYNMWETPFSPTDVQFPCTLGRPEGMSENKMREIMYMANHNLNAQIAFAGLNLLVPNVAQINQTNGLNGTGSLGLMTNTCISNWDRPPNFLLVDFYDDGSFEGSVFEVAARANNVTYNRKCCGTKSLGNMLLQPSAAYFGFIVTITVALML, encoded by the exons ATGAAGACGGCAATACTCTCCCTCGTATGGCTTACGGGCCTCGCCGCAGGCCAGAGCAGCTCCGGGTCAGCGTCCGTCATCACTTTAACTGGATCGCTACGAAGTTTCTCCAACGACAATGCGCCCAAGCCAACTGTACCCTCGGATTTTGAGGGCAGCACATTCGCAACAATAACTTCGTCTTATGCATCGGCATCGAGTGGTAGCCGAATGTCGTCAAATGCAACTGCTTCCGTCACAAGCACCGAGGACCCTGTCACCAAGATCGGAGGTAGCAACAAGACCATGACGACACCAACTGGTACCGAAACGGCCCCAGCTCTTCCATCAAACACACAACCGTGCAACAACTACCTCGAGTTTTGCACTCGCAAGTACTCTAACATCACTGAAGTAGCCGCCCACAACTCGCCGTACACGCGAAAGAATAACATTGCGCGCAACCAAGAGTACAGCGTAACACAACAACTCAATGATGGAATCCGCGTGCTACAAGGATCTGCTCACTATGTCAATGGCACGCTGTACTTCTGCCATACCTCGTGCGACCTGCTCAATGCTGGTACCGTCGAAGATTACCTCCGTGAAGTTACAGAATGGGTGGAAGCCCATCCTTTCGACGTCATCACCATTATTTTTGGAAACTCGGATTGGGATAAAATGGACGGCAGCGGCAAACCCCTCGTCACTTCAGTCAACTTCGCCGAACCTGTCAAAAACTCCGGTCTCCTCAAATACGTCTACCAACCACCCAAGACCGCCATGGAACTGAATGACTGGCCCACACTTGCCGAGCTGATTCTGAACAACGACCGCGTCATCACCTTTATCGACTACAACTTTGATACCGAGGCAGTGCCGTACATGCTGTGGGAGTTCTACAACATGTGGGAGACGCCCTTCTCGCCTACTGACGTTCAGTTCCCCTGCACGCTTGGCAGACCGGAGGGCATGTCAGAAAACAAGATGAGGGAGATTATGTACATGGCGAACCACAACCTGAACGCTCAAATCGCTTTCGCTGGCCTGAACCTTCTAGTCCCCAACGTCGCTCAGATCAACCAGACCAACGGACTAAACGGAACTGGTAGTCTGGGTCTTATGACAAACACATGCATCA GCAACTGGGACCGTCCCCCGAACTTCCTCCTCGTCGACTTCTACGACGACGGTTCCTTCGAGGGCTCCGTCTTCGAAGTCGCCGCGCGCGCCAACAACGTCACATACAACCGCAAGTGCTGTGGTACCAAATCACTGGGCAACATGCTACTTCAACCCAGTGCCGCATACTTTGGCTTCATCGTCACGATTACCGTGGCGCTAATGCTATAA
- a CDS encoding CRAL-TRIO-2 multi-domain protein, which yields MSGVRAHIANRLRSSSLSAVPPPQHSSNYSPDLAKIAASILYRSPLPSPEGRPVFILNAAALPDSHEADYDSLLPYVLARLPEEDELLKGFEYEVVFFAGDGDGSVTSKKHRPGWGWFLQAYHVLSRAMRKRLQRLYIVHEKAWVRILTEIFSTIVSPKFRRKIYHLSSLTQLGREIPIEDLLIPPSTYLADRRVSEHISASNDSGKRAFGTRNPFPTSVNGKTRFPRVLRETTSFVLMEQNIVSEGLFRVPPHSRLRDSLKEAYDRGQKYIIWKDNEVTLPVPPYAHAEHQDEIIAEVVPTDAYSVYMAAAMIKAWYASLRIPIFPTESYRDLRRLYGDSQEVLELEKLTDLFSPTSEWSLLPGQSREILCRHLLPLMSAISARREQNKMNAENLAVCFAPGLLRGPDQLEDAKMSSIIRRIFTQAVRMWSEGLREACGQTDDAFYEGLKLPYNEHDWEDPPDATRNSMDSDGSLEDQISGITLLDNEKLPTFREPRQEQGDEMPPPLPPRTRAPSTKSSTDSIQRKPAPPLAVPPRYSTVISDAPEDVAESPIAYAATMDGFSPRRNDECSMGKAPAVPPRWNGPSDEKKSGTSSPVLPMSASTRVQDDTPVQISTPLTPQLNIPKRKTLTAMQIDNVSKAVVAQDEAYKTQPMGGMALPGLTGNTPIKRGPSSVYSGNSENATSPLLTSPQSAVSAPATEPAFRRPSIPFSATTPPSRSPSITSLARPVYPKPPHVPIIRHPSPPKATTTTLPVPTAAPRLRTPSPGLMHRMPSFEKFNAAAKDQGNKSAAADGDQESGVDRGSTLKPKKMNLKKQSVEDLRRLYEERAGTASVLVQAGKQRNV from the exons ATGAGCGGCGTGCGTGCTCACATCGCCAACCGGCTGCGCAGCTCGTCACTCTCAGCCGTCCCCCCGCCACAGCACAGTTCAAACTACTCACCAGATCTCGCCAAAATCGCCGCTTCTATCCTCTACCGCTCGCCGCTTCCCTCTCCGGAAGGCAGGCCCGTCTTCATCCTCAACGCTGCTGCCCTCCCTGACTCTCACGAGGCCGATTACGACTCGCTCCTCCCCTATGTCCTGGCACGCCTACCGGAAGAAGACGAGCTCCTGAAGGGATTCGAATATGAAGTCGTCTTTTTTGCCGGCGACGGCGACGGCTCAGTCACAAGCAAGAAACATCGCCCAGGCTGGGGCTGGTTCCTGCAGGCGTACCATGTCTTATCCAGGGCCATGCGCAAGCGACTACAGAGGCTGTATATCGTGCACGAGAAGGCCTGGGTTAGGATTCTGACTGAGATCTTCTCCACCATTGTTAGTCCAAAGTTCAGGCGAAAAATTTACCATT TATCCAGTCTGACGCAACTTGGCCGTGAGATTCCCATCGAGGATCTCCTGATACCCCCGTCGACATACCTCGCTGACCGCCGCGTGTCTGAACACATCTCCGCATCCAACGACAGCGGCAAACGAGCATTCGGCACTCGCAATCCATTCCCTACAAGCGTCAATGGCAAGACCCGCTTCCCCCGCGTTCTTAGGGAGACGACAAGCTTCGTGCTGATGGAACAGAATATCGTGTCAGAAGGCCTGTTCCGGGTGCCACCACACTCGAGACTGCGTGACTCACTAAAGGAAGCCTACGACAGGGGCCAGAAGTACATCATCTGGAAAGACAATGAAGTAACGCTACCAGTACCACCCTATGCACATGCAGAGCACCAGGATGAGATCATAGCCGAGGTCGTCCCTACAGATGCATACTCAGTCTACATGGCCGCTGCTATGATCAAGGCCTGGTACGCCTCCTTGCGAATTCCCATCTTCCCGACAGAGTCATACAGGGACCTACGCAGGCTATATGGTGACAGCCAAGAGGTCCTTGAACTAGAAAAGCTGACCGACCTATTCTCGCCCACATCCGAATGGTCTCTGCTGCCAGGTCAATCTCGCGAAATCCTATGCAGGCATCTTCTCCCTCTTATGAGTGCGATATCAGCGCGGAGAGAGCAGAACAAGATGAACGCTGAGAACCTAGCCGTTTGCTTTGCGCCAGGACTGCTACGCGGGCCTGATCAACTTGAAGATGCGAAGATGTCTTCCATTATAAGGAGGATTTTCACCCAAGCTGTCAGGATGTGGTCTGAGGGGCTAAGGGAGGCTTGTGGTCAGACGGACGACGCATTCTACGAAGGACTAAAGCTGCCCTACAATGAGCACGACTGGGAAGACCCGCCGGATGCAACGAGGAATTCAATGGATAGTGATGGGTCGCTGGAAGATCAGATCAGCGGCATAACCTTGCTGGATAACGAGAAGCTGCCCACTTTCCGCGAGCCACGTCAAGAGCAAGGCGATGAAATGCCACCTCCGCTGCCACCACGCACCCGTGCCCCATCTACTAAATCGTCCACCGACTCGATCCAGAGGAAACCCGCGCCGCCCCTTGCAGTGCCTCCTCGCTACTCCACCGTCATATCAGACGCCCCGGAGGACGTGGCTGAATCACCCATTGCCTACGCCGCGACCATGGACGGCTTCTCCCCACGCCGAAACGACGAATGCAGCATGGGAAAAGCGCCTGCTGTGCCGCCGCGATGGAACGGCCCGTCGGATGAGAAGAAGTCTGGTACGAGCAGCCCAGTCCTTCCTATGTCAGCTTCTACTCGCGTGCAAGATGATACGCCTGTACAAATTTCCACTCCTCTTACGCCTCAACTCAATATTCCTAAGAGGAAGACCCTGACTGCGATGCAGATTGACAATGTCTCCAAGGCCGTCGTCGCGCAGGATGAAGCGTACAAAACCCAACCCATGGGCGGTATGGCACTTCCTGGGCTCACAGGTAATACACCCATCAAACGGGGTCCGTCATCCGTATACAGCGGAAACAGCGAGAATGCAACCTCGCCGCTTCTGACATCGCCTCAAAGCGCCGTCTCAGCACCTGCAACAGAACCTGCTTTCCGCCGCCCAAGCATTCCCTTTTCCGCAACAACGCCACCAAGCCGCAGCCCCAGCATCACCTCGCTCGCTCGCCCCGTATACCCAAAGCCACCCCACGTCCCCATCATAAGGCACCCTTCCCCTCCAAAAGCAACAACCACGACGCTTCCCGTCCCCACGGCAGCACCTCGACTCCGCACTCCCAGCCCAGGCCTCATGCACCGTATGCCGAGTTTCGAAAAATTCAACGCCGCCGCAAAAGACCAAGGCAACAAGtctgctgctgctgatgGCGACCAAGAGAGTGGGGTCGATAGGGGTAGCACGCTGAAGCCCAAGAAGATGAATTTGAAGAAACAGTCCGTCGAGGATTTGAGGCGGTTGTATGAGGAGAGGGCGGGCACGGCGAGTGTGCTTGTGCAGGCGGGTAAGCAGAGGAATGTTTGA